The following DNA comes from Nicotiana sylvestris chromosome 10, ASM39365v2, whole genome shotgun sequence.
ctaacattcaactaccattcatTGACAGTTTACTAGGACTGTAAGCTAACTTTAGTATCCAAAACAAGaaggtaaactattatacattatatgaggTCTAACATAATATTCTATGTATATAtagacatctgcagatcttctccattcatgctcaaacttttcaagttacattggtaatatatttgtgtacctggtatagaggacaacagGAGGGagaaaatgatcagctgagtggtatgcaacaaacacagcaacaacaaccaaacagtaacaactcaacaacaaaccaacagccacaaatgctctccacagtccaacagacaaatagcaacagtttccagaacaacaGAAACCACAGATGGTcgaggcccaaacaaacaatcccagaaaaagagtaatgaaccagtagaaaatccaagataccaaatgtgacagcaacagaaaacccaataaccccaaagctcagctaatacccgatacagttccagcaatcaggaagactaagactcgaaccacagcccacagaaaactcagtatagtaacaatcacagcagaaaacacacagcctttctcttaatggaacagtaatgacCCTGGTTAGAATAACTGGCTTGGCCAGGATAGCCCAACCAATTTAACCCCTCGTGCAGTTTTGGGCAGTGATTGGttaaagtgttctgaaaatttcccccttttgttttctctttttctgaagactaaaagtccagccccgtttaagttatcaaatggcctatttataggccaaatgaaccagtacagctgagctgcctgccctgccaattggcagaatgcccataccctttaagcccatgcctaagcatctttggtgccagcccctttgctccccacgcctggtctttgtttaatcaagagttatgggctcgttttatttattcattttaaacccatactcttgtgtcttgtccccccattagcattagtttaatcctaatttcgtaccccatttgtcagctcacttaaactaattacttctgttctttttgacaccccagaatacccctgttaaaccctggttatcactgtcttgacctttttgcagcatcagggcatttttgaactgatgagagttcaaattcaggactgcctagactgaacccttttagtcatttttataatgccaacaaaccatttcaaacattactgggACATTCAGTCAGTGTCCGAGTTCAATTAGTTACGTGAAAatactagctcattcgattcattagttatagcaaactaatcgacgacatttatcgagtcgactatactaattataacaggtaataatcagtcgctcacataaacaatacatttagggatctaaagggcatcagacaatttttgttcaattactggggcctatatgagttatcatgtttatcacagagtacattcagaatcatacacagaacacaatcgaccaaataaaaggtctttacagagatgaaagaaatccgaatgaaaaaaaaataacaaaaaataacaaacaaacacaatgaagcatgctgaccacttaatcaaaactaacacaaaagaaaggaaaacttaccgaaaatgtttaaatcaaacagacccaaatctgattcatcttcgaacttttgaggccgaacaaactttaatcagggtgttctcacatgagaacaccttgattaaggtctattagacctcaaacccatgtccaaaccggccggattccccaggtgcatgtgttctaaagtctggatttccagatctgatttttagggagttgtgggtagattcggaccaaaccaagcttggtttggtcacgaggaaggtcaggggaatgtctggtatgaagatggggtggtttggcataggtccgggttcgactcaaatcttcaaacgaagattcgagacgagggaaggtgattcgaggcaagagggtaacagatccatgttcaggagagtgagggggtcttagggtgttcaggaggtggtcaccggcgttcgtgccgccggctttaatggcgagggagacgagggcggctagggtttctaatgggaggtccgggttcgacttggggacgaaggggtggggtgttggtatagggggcgtgggtataagggaaggtttatatatggtctatgggattggatctgagccgttagatcagatgatctcaacggcttggatctgatgctgagaaatgagacggggtcgtttggcagttaaacggggtcgtttggtttaagtgaggggttgggtcaggctggttatttgggtcgggtttgaacatgggtcgctgaaagaggtcctgaaccgttggatcggctgggacggacggctcagattgatttgcctgaaacgacgtcgtttcaggaggtgcctgggcaggcctagtctggaccgggtcagatcgttggtttgggcttgtttttgtcttattttttggcccaaattgatttcaactttcttttgttttccaatttaaagaaaaataaaaaaataaaaaataaaaataactaataaaaccaaatgaaattaaaacaaataacaatatggcatttcaacataattatcataccaagtaagttaaatcacaacctaaaacggacgatgcacatatatttatatttttgaattttcttttaacgccacatatattttttgtatttttgtttgataatgactagatgcaaaatggacagactcacaaacgactaacaaaacatgtcacggaaagaccgaaaaattgtacagcgaagccttttgccactatttttattttcttttggagcgattgtccgtgaagcaaaaatcacgtgcttacacttgctgctctgctgctgggacctggACTTGGACCGAGGCCTGGGCTAACTCCTTGGGTTGGTTGGAGGAATCTCTCTGCTGGTCCTCCAACTGTATGACTGCGTCATCTGcacggggaatcaccctcttcttCTTGGGAGGCCTCTCCGACTGCACATTGCTGGGGATGGGCTGCTAGCACCTAGTCATCtagcaataaatccaaaggcaggtGATCTTCCTTCAACCTGTCAACCTCAACCCTCAACTCCTTCACGGACTCTTTGGAAGCCCGGGTCTTCCTCATCGTCTTGGCCTCcgtagcaagctccttgagagctttcCCATGAGAATCCACAACGTCTGTAAGAATTTTTTGagtgtcaaggattttcttctggttgtctagaaTATCTTTGAGGGCGTCCTCAATAGACTATGGGACCTGTGGAGGCGGAGGTGTCGACTGAGCTACCACTAGAGAAGTAAGGACAAACAACTTAGAGGAAGTTgtctacatccagttgttgatgctgagaaGGGCCTGGCTCAGACGGTGGGCAGTCACTGGGTGGGCCGGGGTGGAGGGGATGTCTGGAACTGCTGAAGTGGATGGACCAGGGGGCATGTCCGCTGAGGTGGAAGAAGGCTGAGTGggagccactaccactactggttcttcagactggccagttaaAGCAGTGGTTGTTCCCTTGTAGTTCTTgcttttagggttgtcatcaccctgcatgttgtaccatgagaacggggcctttgctttcactttgatATCAAATGGCCGCTTCTCTACCTTTAGGTCCCTGAAGTACATGGTtaagaagctggggaaggggtagtttctgtcacctTCCTGACGTTAATCGGGTACCCCTCCATAATTGATGCTACCAATACTGCCCAGTGAATAGGGAGTGAGttttcatgggtagtggggtccagTCTGCTGCACACGAATGTTTCCCACCCCTTAGCCTTGAAATTCAAACTTCTCCTTAAAATCTTCACTCCCGTATTCAACCAAtcaggggtggtacctgggattgccagatacTGTTCCAACCAAGGACAGACCTCCTCACCTAATTCCATCTTTGCCAGATAGTGTTTCATCCTCTTCATCGAagcccaagtagtcatttatTGCTTTCCCGTCAAATATTACTTTCAAAATCCGCACCTTGGTCATTTTGGTGCCCTTCTTGATGTGGGCAATATTGgtatagaattccttgaccaggtgctcgTTTGCATCCTCACAGGTGTTTAAGAAGTACTCCCATCCCACTCTCTCTCTAAACTACCTTCTcatattggggttgtgaggcaagagGTCTCATCTACAAAACTCTGCTCCGGAATCAATTTCCTCACAGACCACCATTCTTTGAACTTATGGTAGGCTACCTCACTCACAAATGGATCTTGCCATGCCTCCGTGTTTCTTGTTTATTCTACCCCGCCAACCTGAGGCTCACCCCGTCAACTTCTTACCCTTCTTCTGGtactgcaccctctccggataatgaagctttgggagaggtggagtactcaTTTCCACTAACGGCAGCTGATCCCACAGACAACTCAGAAGAAACTCGCATTGAAGCTTGGGCAGTGGGAGAAGCTGGAGGTGaaggtgtatctctcaatctgTTTCTCTCCGGCTAGTCTTCAATATATTCTGGCACGGAGTCTGAAGATATATCCCGggagggctcatactcactccccgactgatcAATAGCTCTGTCTGCAGCTTTGATGATTTTCCTTGTGTTCTTAATGTTTTGACGGGTTTGTGGGGTCAGTCTTATCATGTTTTTGCCTTTaccaccccgggaggactctcctcgaCCTGCTTGTTTAGCATCCTTGCCTCATTGTTTCACCATTATCTACAAACAACAGTCAGTTATGCTTTGTTAGTCTTAATAGAAGCAATGAAGTTCACAGTTGTAGAAAATAAAAAAGTTGCAGACAATATCAAAAGTTGCAgaatacggaccgcacaaaatgcaatgcggccgcacataggccaatgtggaccgcacaaaatggcaccgcggtccaaaaagaggtggggttcagacacCCACTCTCTGAATAAATGCACCGCGAACCACACAAAAtagcaatgcggtccgcattgaggcaccgcggaccgcaaaaaatgcaATATGGACATGGTCCTCAAGGATCAAGTTTTAGAACATTCTTcaatgtggtccgcacaaaatgccattgCGGACCACACAGGGGCACCGCGAACCGCACAGAGTACCAAAACATAGCACCAACTTATGGTTTATCAAATGTTCATTTTAAGTCCAAATTTTCACCTATTAAAGGGTCCTTAAGTGTGGTTCATACATGTAACTACCTAATCTCACTTTAAACAAGAAGGTAACTAACCTACTCtaacaaaaggaaagaaatacGGGAAGAacataagaaaacaaaaattaaaagacaataacaaaatcaaacaattaaaaaaagtaaaagttaCCAGATGTGAGAAGTACTGATGATTGATCGAGAATATGCAGATGAATTCGTGCAATTTTAGTGATGAACAGTGAAATTTTGAGTTCTGAGAGAGAAAAGttcgaaaagtgtaaaaggaAGACCTcaagccctatttatagaaacAGTCATGGGGCCCAGCTTACcaacccaatgcggaccgcaaaaaatgtaATGCGGTTCGCACCACACAGTGTTATGCAATTTTGAGAAGGcaaccactgcggtccgcacaaaataccatTGCGGCCGTAGTGGTCCACCGCaaaccgcacaaaatgtaatacggccgcggtggcaaacttcataGAGCTGGTTGTTTCATCCCTCATCAATGCGATCCGCACTGATTTTGTGCCCCCCCCCCCCGCTAAGTTCCTTacggccgcacaaaatgtagtgcggtccgcattgcaaacttcagagacttaacaattttttttcactttgtcctgcactgcatcaacacaaacctgtaacatctcacaactagtcaatccaaaaataaatcctatactacaatgaaaatcaaagaaaaataagaagaagaacatatgggttgcctcccaagaagcgcctgatttaacgtcgcagcatgacgcaggttaccatcaaatcatttgagatgtaGAAGTGCCACCTCGTGGctatcatcaatttttcccaagtagtgcttgaccctatcccattcactctgaaagcttccccattttttttctttaaatcatGTGCACcgaacggggtcacacacaccacttcaaaaggtccactccattttgacttaagctttcccgaaaacaaacgtaaccgagagttgaacaagagaaccaaatcacccactttgaactccttgttacgagcatatttatcatgaaggtacttcatcttgtccttgtataaggaggaactggagtaggcatggaatcagaattcatcaagttcattgaatTGCTCCACACGaagctgcaacatcccactcaagatttagctttctcaaagcccacatggccttgttctctaactcaaccggtagatggaaagctttcccaaataccaaccgatatggagacataccaatcggaatcttgtaagcagtcctatacgcccatagagcatcatccaacttctttgaccaatcggtcctatttgtatTGACTGtatttgacaatatgctcttgatttccctattggagacttctacttggccactcgcttgaggatgatagggagtagaaactttgtgattgacaccatactttgcaagcaaagtgtcaaaagctctattgcaaaaatgagaccccccatcacttataatttcatgaggagtaccaaaccttgtaaaagtgctcttcttgagaaatgcaacaacattccgggcctcattgttgggaaaAGCCACGGCTTctacccactttgaaacatagtccaccgccataaggatgtatgtgttcccacacgagctaacaaacgggcccataaaatcaatgccccatacatcaaaaatatcaacctcgaggatggtattgagaggcatctcatctttcttcaaaattccacccgctctttgatattcgtcacacctcttcacaagttcacttgcatctttgtacaaagttggccaataaaacccacaactaagaaatTTGGAAGCCatcctcgccccaccatgatggacaccatagggagaggaatgacaagcctctaagatactcaatttctCTTCCTCCGgtacacaccttcggatcacaccatccatgcaaatcttgaGCAAATacagctcatcccaatagaaatccaaactatcccgcttgagcttcttcttttggttagaagagagctcacacgggattataccagtcataaGGAAATTTGCAACAtctgcaaaccatggcataccattcatcgacaccgaaaggagttgttcctcgggaaatgaatcattgatctctaggccatcacgaggtctcccctcctcctccaagcgggacaaatgGTCCGCCatttggttctcactacccttccggtccacaatctctaaatcaaactcttgaagcaacaagacccatcgcatcagtctagatttggaatccttcttcgtcatcaagtaccggagtgcggcatggtcggtataGATTATGACCTTGACACCCATAAGATACAgccaaaatttctccattgcaaacacaatcaccaaaagttctttcttggtcaccgtatagttcacttgagcatcattcattatcttgcttgcatagtacaccagatgaaacattttgttcactctttgacccaaaaccgcccaactgcaacatcgctcgcatcatacatgagctcaaagggtaagctccaattaggtgcggtaatgataggagtggtggtcaacttatgcttgagaagttcaaaggctcgCATACATTTATCATCAAAcatgaacttggcatctttttccaacaacttgcataaaggattcactaccttcgaaaagtctttgataaatctccgatagaaccccgcatgcctaaaaaaacttcgaactcccttgatggatgtagggggagggagccttgaaatcacatcaatttttgctttgtctacctcaataccatgtttcgaaattttatgcccaagaactatgccctcttccaccataaagtggcatttctcccaattgagaacaagattggtttcttcacaactggccaaaactctatcaagattcttcaagcactcatcaaatgaatctccCACAACATTaaaatcgtccatgaacacctccaaaatgtcttccaccatattggtgaaaatggccatcatataCCGCTGAAatatagccggtgcattacacaacccaaaaggcatcctagaataGGCAAATGTGCCATATAGACAactgaatgtggtcttctcctgatcttccggagcaatcaagatttggttgtacccagaatactcATCCAAGAAAagtagaaggcatgcccagcaaATCGGtccaacatctgatcaagaaaagtcAAAGGAAAGTGATTCTGGCGgatcactttattcaacttgcggtagtccatgcataccctccagccggtgacggttcttgtaggaattaactcattttgtgaatttgcaaccatggTCATGGCAcctttcttcggtacacattgcaccgatgaagtccaagagctatcagagatggggtacataaCCCCGACATCCAACTACTTGATTACCTCCTTTtttacaacttcttgcattgcctcattcaacctcctttgatattCCAAGGAAGGCGTTGCATCATCTTCtagtataatcttgtgcatacagaatgcggggcttattccccgaatataaactagagtccatccaattgcctttttccgcttttgaagcaccaccaaagtggcatcaacctgcatattAGTAAGACAataggaaagaataactggcaaagtagaactagggcccAAGAAagcatacctgaggtgtggaggcaacggttTCATCTCCAATactggaggctcctcaattgaaggttttgttggtggaggcttcctattctcgagatccaaggagagtttcctaggctcataagagtaagagcccattccatgtaaagcattcacacactccactagactctcatcatcattgacatcaagattcaacaatacggcctccaaagggtcctccacgttgatcattgcactggtatcatcaactatcactgtcgTGACAAGAtctacaaaagagcacacctcggaactgttgggctgcttcattgacttgcatacatgaaagaccactttttcatcacccacctggaaggtgagttcccctgcttccacatcaactaaggccttccccgtagcaagtaaaggtctccccaatacgataggaacttcataatccatctcacaatccaagatcacaaagtcaaccagcaagataaatttgtccacccgaacaagcacatcatcaataatacccaatggtctcttcatcgttctatccgccatttttaatctcatggaagtcggtctcggtttcccaatacccaaagtcttaaaAACTAAGTAGgccatcaaattgatactagcccccaaatcacatagagccttagcaaaatccgcactcccaatggtgcaaggaatggtga
Coding sequences within:
- the LOC138879834 gene encoding uncharacterized protein, producing MAVITRSGRGGDVNSSKQKKILSDEVELHKDEVPLVVEKVMDDNVKEEVRVDIQDVVVETQNDVNSSREHVIDMPELVVPKAKVPLLRPPLPYPQRLAKQTNENQFKKFIDIMKSLSINVPLVEALEQMPGYAKFMKVDATLVVLQKRKKAIGWTLVYIRGISPAFCMHKIILEDDATPSLEYQRRLNEAMQEVVKKEVIKMPFGLCNAPAIFQRYMMAIFTNMVEDILEVFMDDFNVVGDSFDECLKNLDRVLASCEETNLVIIYTDHAALRYLMTKKDSKSRLMRWVLLLQEFDLEIVDRKGSENQMADHLSRLEEEGRPRDGLEINDSFPEEQLLSVSMNGMPWFADVANFLMTGIIPCELSSNQKKKLKRDSLDFYWDELYLLKICMDGVIRRCVPEEEKLSILEACHSSPYGVHHGGARMASKFLSCGFYWPTLYKDASELVKSFVWSNSMNLMNSDSMPTPVPPYTRTR